In a single window of the uncultured Dysgonomonas sp. genome:
- a CDS encoding ABC transporter permease: MKQFFRNFRKQKTVGILNICGLSLGIMVSITVGLWAINELSFDNFHKNGERMYRVVQSFEYGSIPIKAATAFKPLGELAAAEIPEIEQMCRVVIEDNGIEIDRITYFNVRNIITDHNFFSFFSFPLKEGNIETAFSAPDNVILTESAAKRYFPNRNPIGQTVIFHGWKFTVSAIMYDMPRNSHIQADIVFPLFSFFKDWGWDSSFKYDTYFVLSPNADIHSIEKKVSLINKRGISAFIGDIPVELEHLQDIHFSKTSASFDSAIKGNEGLLKTFISIAIAILIIACINFTNLFISTSFIRAKTIGIKKSLGADKKLLILDFYKETAAYVLIAVFLGILLAMLALPVFNNYTQSNVIIDYLSPELYIFIFTLAVITIIIAGSFPAFQMTKFGVIETLKGKFRGKKMSIFQKVLIIIQFSTSICLLIVVLFFAKQIDQILSQDLGFDNKNIVYINGWGDFGRDYNALREEMIQEPSIIDVAMKQYDLPLRGGNGIGGKNVETGEEILLDLSEVSPNYFDFYGMVFISGENPLYEESAASSRFCVINERAAQLLGLKDPVGKAFHIISVGGKLSENDGKEYIVKGVIRDSYVKSLYQEPDAQMYLNLSRDDHNPIFFKVAGNPQRAIKTIEKKWKQMLPNVPFEYHYLDTTYEAQYTSEMNARNVLSYALIITLIITVMGLYAMVFYSTQRRIKEIGIRKINGATILDLIALLNKDTIIWIVISFFIACPVSYYFVSRWLDGFIIKTSLSIWIFLGAGALSFIIAMLTVCYQTWKAANMNPVNAIQNE; encoded by the coding sequence ATGAAACAATTTTTCAGGAATTTCAGGAAACAAAAAACCGTGGGTATACTTAATATTTGCGGTTTAAGCCTCGGTATCATGGTTTCCATCACAGTCGGATTGTGGGCTATCAATGAATTATCCTTCGACAACTTTCATAAAAACGGAGAAAGGATGTATCGGGTAGTACAAAGCTTTGAGTATGGAAGTATTCCTATCAAAGCGGCCACAGCTTTTAAACCTTTGGGAGAATTGGCTGCGGCAGAAATTCCTGAAATAGAACAGATGTGCAGAGTCGTTATTGAAGACAATGGTATTGAGATTGACCGGATCACATATTTTAATGTGAGAAATATTATTACCGACCATAATTTCTTTTCATTTTTCTCTTTTCCCCTGAAAGAAGGAAATATTGAAACTGCTTTCTCTGCTCCCGACAACGTTATTTTGACAGAATCGGCTGCAAAAAGGTACTTCCCAAATAGAAATCCCATAGGTCAGACTGTGATCTTTCATGGATGGAAATTTACCGTATCTGCTATTATGTACGATATGCCGCGAAACTCTCATATACAAGCTGATATTGTTTTCCCTCTATTTTCTTTTTTCAAAGACTGGGGATGGGATAGCAGTTTTAAGTATGATACCTATTTTGTTCTTTCGCCAAATGCAGACATTCATTCTATAGAAAAGAAGGTTAGTCTGATAAATAAGAGAGGTATATCAGCTTTTATAGGCGATATTCCTGTAGAACTGGAGCATCTGCAAGATATTCATTTCAGCAAAACGAGTGCAAGTTTCGATAGTGCGATAAAAGGCAATGAAGGACTTTTAAAAACGTTTATTAGTATTGCCATAGCCATTCTTATCATAGCTTGCATCAATTTTACAAACCTTTTCATTTCTACTTCTTTCATCAGGGCAAAAACTATCGGAATCAAGAAATCGCTAGGAGCCGATAAAAAACTTCTTATACTGGACTTCTATAAAGAAACTGCGGCATACGTTCTGATTGCTGTATTTTTAGGCATATTACTTGCAATGCTGGCTCTTCCGGTTTTCAATAATTACACACAGTCTAATGTGATTATAGATTACCTTTCTCCTGAATTATACATCTTTATTTTTACTCTGGCAGTAATTACAATCATTATAGCCGGTTCGTTCCCAGCTTTTCAAATGACCAAATTCGGAGTTATAGAAACCCTTAAAGGAAAATTCCGGGGAAAAAAGATGTCTATATTCCAGAAGGTACTTATAATCATCCAATTCTCCACATCTATTTGCCTGCTCATCGTAGTACTTTTCTTTGCTAAGCAAATAGATCAGATACTGAGTCAGGATCTGGGTTTCGACAATAAAAATATAGTTTATATAAATGGCTGGGGAGATTTTGGCCGCGATTATAACGCTCTGCGTGAAGAAATGATACAAGAGCCCTCTATTATAGATGTAGCGATGAAACAATATGACCTGCCTCTTAGAGGAGGAAATGGAATAGGTGGAAAAAACGTAGAAACAGGAGAAGAGATATTGCTTGACCTGTCGGAAGTTTCACCTAATTACTTCGACTTCTACGGTATGGTATTCATTTCCGGGGAAAATCCTCTGTATGAAGAAAGTGCTGCTAGTTCCCGCTTCTGTGTCATAAATGAACGGGCAGCACAACTATTGGGACTCAAGGATCCTGTAGGTAAAGCTTTTCACATAATATCTGTAGGAGGAAAACTCAGCGAAAACGATGGAAAAGAGTATATTGTGAAAGGTGTGATACGCGATTCGTATGTAAAATCGTTATATCAGGAACCTGATGCTCAGATGTATCTCAATTTATCCAGAGACGATCACAATCCAATATTCTTCAAGGTTGCCGGAAACCCTCAAAGAGCAATAAAGACCATAGAAAAGAAATGGAAGCAAATGTTGCCGAATGTACCTTTCGAATATCATTATCTGGATACAACATATGAAGCTCAATATACATCCGAAATGAATGCCCGCAACGTATTAAGCTATGCATTAATTATCACTCTGATAATTACCGTCATGGGCTTATATGCGATGGTATTTTATTCCACCCAGCGAAGGATAAAAGAGATAGGTATCCGCAAAATAAATGGGGCTACTATTCTCGACCTTATCGCATTATTGAACAAAGACACTATAATATGGATAGTAATCTCATTCTTCATAGCCTGCCCCGTATCATATTATTTTGTGTCCCGCTGGCTCGATGGTTTCATCATAAAAACATCATTGAGCATCTGGATATTCCTGGGAGCCGGGGCGCTGTCTTTCATCATCGCAATGCTTACAGTCTGTTATCAGACATGGAAGGCGGCCAATATGAATCCTGTAAATGCAATACAAAATGAATAG
- a CDS encoding ABC transporter permease, whose amino-acid sequence MYHIPFILRRFLKSKSLRIINLLGLTLMFACMLVSYTYIKRELSYDKFYNNAHRIVRMTLSYDDNIADGRIYGTSTKQIWQNIPEIEDELKLEMVNTAILNHNGSKQVLNNLFFASENLLNILDIPLIEGNSREAFKSPESVIISERLALQLFGRTDVIGEKIELSSRRIESTVYFIRGVFKNMPENTHFHSDIIIHKADFDNFYHYVYLLMKDGYDLADIQSRLTANFKSQNPDSRNAIINLIPMTDIHLHSHLLREMETNGNIYYIYLIAGINLLLLIIVLFNLWLNSSVIFSYNKRYYQLLRMNGASSSVVIKDETWVSLLLAVISILSGKLLSVFIGSYFSISFSALSITETVGIAILFILSTIFVSLLPILINMSATAFLNDQADLRQSRFSISNVKYMLIVQYSIVLFIIIVGIGINNQMALIRNTQVAGNNDSILVFEEQPHEVIENYTAFRNELLKHSEIESVTAAMQLPGNAVRDMIVITTEGKDPAYIPVLVVGEDFMQTFDIKPVAGTLFPPLRLSYAEEANLQQRKMNEEGFKSSHRDNIIVNRKALGQLGFSSPEEAIGKEVGIGHNSLDYFPTGIICGVVEDFTYTNVYEDAIPMVILQRNMFMNCFIIRIAPGSNEQALATLNSVWATLNPDYPINYKFLSDSYKSLYVNELNAEKVVLFFSILSFVITILGLIIFMAFMIKNRMKEISIRKVNGATNSEIVFMLNFGLLRWIFLSFVIAMPAAWYVMDKWLENFAYKTTIYWWIFVLAGISVLLISFLAISWQSLKAARINPAKSLKGD is encoded by the coding sequence ATGTACCATATACCGTTTATACTCCGTCGCTTTCTGAAAAGCAAAAGTCTCCGTATTATAAATCTGCTGGGATTAACACTCATGTTTGCCTGTATGCTGGTTTCCTACACATACATCAAACGCGAACTCAGCTACGATAAATTCTACAACAATGCTCACCGGATAGTCCGCATGACTCTTTCATATGATGATAATATAGCCGACGGACGTATTTATGGTACCTCTACAAAACAAATATGGCAAAACATACCCGAGATAGAAGACGAGCTCAAATTAGAGATGGTAAACACGGCAATACTAAACCATAACGGAAGTAAGCAAGTACTTAATAATCTCTTCTTTGCCAGTGAAAACTTACTGAATATTCTCGACATCCCTTTAATAGAAGGTAATAGCAGAGAAGCATTCAAGTCCCCCGAAAGTGTCATTATCAGCGAACGCCTCGCACTCCAACTCTTTGGCAGGACAGATGTAATCGGCGAAAAAATAGAATTGAGCAGCAGACGCATTGAATCCACAGTGTATTTTATAAGGGGTGTATTTAAGAACATGCCGGAAAACACCCACTTTCATAGCGATATTATTATCCACAAAGCCGATTTCGACAATTTTTATCACTATGTGTATCTGTTGATGAAGGATGGTTATGACCTTGCTGACATCCAAAGCAGGCTGACTGCCAATTTCAAATCACAGAACCCGGATAGCAGGAATGCCATAATCAATCTGATACCGATGACCGATATCCATTTGCACAGCCATTTACTACGCGAAATGGAAACCAACGGTAATATATATTACATCTACCTGATAGCTGGTATCAACCTCCTTCTTCTTATAATCGTCCTGTTCAATCTATGGCTCAATTCCAGTGTAATCTTTTCTTACAATAAGCGGTACTACCAGTTGTTGAGAATGAATGGAGCTTCCTCTTCGGTAGTAATAAAAGACGAGACATGGGTTTCGCTACTCTTAGCCGTTATCTCCATATTATCAGGGAAGTTACTGTCGGTATTTATCGGCAGCTATTTCTCCATCTCATTCTCCGCTTTATCCATAACCGAAACAGTCGGCATCGCCATTCTTTTCATTCTTTCCACCATCTTTGTATCGCTGTTGCCTATCCTTATAAATATGTCGGCAACCGCCTTTCTGAATGATCAGGCAGACTTACGGCAATCCCGTTTTTCTATATCCAATGTAAAATACATGCTCATAGTACAGTATAGTATTGTCCTGTTCATTATCATTGTAGGTATCGGTATTAATAACCAAATGGCCCTTATCCGTAATACTCAGGTTGCAGGCAACAATGACAGTATACTTGTATTTGAAGAACAACCGCACGAGGTCATAGAAAACTATACTGCCTTCCGAAACGAACTCCTCAAACACAGCGAAATAGAATCGGTTACAGCCGCTATGCAACTACCGGGAAATGCTGTTCGCGACATGATTGTCATAACCACCGAAGGAAAAGACCCTGCATACATACCTGTACTTGTCGTCGGTGAAGACTTTATGCAAACCTTCGATATAAAGCCTGTAGCCGGAACTCTGTTTCCACCCCTTCGGTTATCATATGCGGAAGAAGCAAACCTTCAGCAGAGGAAGATGAATGAAGAAGGCTTTAAATCATCCCACAGAGACAATATCATAGTCAACAGAAAAGCACTTGGTCAATTAGGCTTCTCCTCGCCAGAAGAAGCTATCGGAAAAGAGGTGGGCATAGGCCACAATTCTCTCGACTATTTCCCTACAGGAATAATCTGCGGAGTAGTCGAAGATTTTACATACACCAATGTTTATGAAGATGCCATCCCTATGGTTATACTCCAACGCAATATGTTTATGAATTGCTTCATTATCCGCATTGCTCCAGGCAGTAACGAACAGGCTTTAGCTACTCTGAACTCTGTATGGGCTACATTAAACCCCGATTATCCGATCAACTACAAATTCTTGTCTGACTCTTACAAATCTCTATATGTGAACGAACTGAATGCTGAAAAGGTCGTATTATTCTTCTCCATACTGTCTTTCGTTATCACTATCCTCGGACTGATTATATTCATGGCCTTTATGATAAAGAACCGTATGAAGGAAATCAGTATCCGCAAAGTAAATGGCGCTACCAACAGCGAGATAGTCTTTATGCTCAATTTCGGATTGCTGCGATGGATATTCCTATCCTTTGTTATAGCAATGCCCGCCGCATGGTATGTAATGGACAAGTGGCTCGAAAACTTCGCATATAAAACAACTATCTATTGGTGGATATTTGTCCTTGCCGGAATATCAGTCCTTTTGATTTCTTTCCTTGCTATCAGTTGGCAAAGTCTCAAGGCAGCTCGTATCAATCCGGCAAAATCATTAAAAGGGGATTAG
- a CDS encoding DUF4276 family protein codes for MKRIAFFVEGQTEQIFVNRLIKEILGTQQINIIQKQFRGGVNIPKVEIVRNSSFSRNPKYEVLIFDCGSDNRVKSEILDNMETLRKNGYEMIIGLRDLYPLPIDDLEKLEKGLRFLPNKLKNDAHYFDVIIAVHEIEAWFLAETNHLKKIDKRLTGRFIKDKLGFDPYASDPQAREHPAKDLDNIYRLVGKSYTKKYNATTRVVNKLDFNNIRFDLRYDIGPLDRLLKAIENFKGKK; via the coding sequence ATGAAACGGATTGCTTTTTTTGTTGAAGGACAGACCGAGCAGATTTTCGTTAATCGCTTGATAAAGGAAATCCTGGGAACTCAACAGATAAATATTATACAGAAACAATTTCGCGGAGGAGTGAATATCCCGAAAGTAGAAATTGTGCGGAACTCTTCATTTTCGCGTAACCCGAAATACGAAGTGCTCATTTTCGATTGTGGTTCGGATAACCGTGTGAAATCTGAGATACTGGACAATATGGAGACTTTGCGAAAGAATGGCTATGAAATGATAATTGGCCTGCGCGACCTGTATCCATTGCCGATAGACGATCTGGAAAAGCTCGAAAAAGGGTTGCGGTTTCTGCCTAACAAGCTAAAGAATGATGCTCACTACTTCGATGTCATTATAGCTGTGCACGAAATAGAGGCATGGTTTCTGGCAGAGACTAATCACCTGAAAAAAATTGACAAACGGCTGACAGGACGCTTTATAAAAGATAAACTGGGATTCGATCCTTATGCTTCCGATCCGCAAGCAAGGGAGCATCCGGCCAAAGACCTCGATAATATTTATCGCCTTGTAGGTAAGTCGTATACCAAGAAATACAATGCAACTACCCGTGTTGTCAACAAGCTGGACTTTAATAATATACGTTTCGATCTTCGTTATGATATCGGCCCTCTGGACCGCCTGCTGAAAGCAATAGAGAACTTTAAGGGCAAGAAGTAA
- a CDS encoding AAA family ATPase, producing the protein MILSALKYTRYVGEPREWCIVGNEGDYAYFNNINLLVGKNASGKSRTLNVIREIADLLSGRIDLKYAISPSELFELIFTNGNNDNYKYSLTFKDRIVTNEVLTLNNKVLLNRSKKILLNPRGENIPFAVADFEIAIAQCDAEGKPYFANFVSWGESLKNYLFANQLEKNRLVKDYTQIDGDDHDIDDPDVLIYTFYKGWELFGETFISEVKAGMQELGYSITNIDIKETRGGFGIFIEEDGEYTISQREMSQGMFRALSLFIMLSYARLSDISLCLLIDDMGEGLDFESSKKMMDLVIKKVNKSNMQFFMTSNDRQVMNQIPLRYWSVIGRESSKSIFYDYTNSKDTFDDFKYTGLNNFDFLATDFFKKGFGVIDEDND; encoded by the coding sequence ATGATACTAAGTGCTTTAAAATATACACGTTATGTAGGTGAACCCCGCGAATGGTGCATTGTGGGAAATGAAGGGGATTATGCTTATTTCAATAATATAAATCTATTGGTGGGAAAGAATGCCTCGGGTAAGAGCCGCACATTGAATGTTATCCGTGAAATTGCAGATTTATTGTCAGGCAGGATAGATTTGAAATATGCGATAAGTCCGTCCGAATTGTTCGAGCTGATATTTACCAATGGCAATAATGACAACTACAAGTATTCTTTGACCTTTAAGGACAGAATAGTTACAAATGAAGTATTGACTCTCAATAATAAAGTATTACTGAACAGGTCGAAAAAGATATTATTAAACCCTCGGGGAGAGAATATTCCGTTCGCAGTTGCCGATTTCGAAATCGCCATAGCGCAATGCGATGCCGAAGGCAAACCTTATTTTGCGAATTTTGTATCATGGGGTGAATCATTAAAGAATTATCTGTTTGCCAATCAATTGGAGAAGAATCGACTGGTAAAAGATTATACCCAAATAGACGGGGATGACCATGACATAGACGACCCGGATGTGCTCATATACACATTCTACAAGGGGTGGGAGCTTTTTGGAGAAACGTTTATATCGGAAGTTAAAGCCGGTATGCAGGAATTGGGCTATTCGATCACAAATATCGATATAAAGGAAACCCGTGGCGGCTTTGGTATCTTTATTGAAGAAGATGGAGAATATACCATTTCGCAACGAGAGATGTCGCAGGGGATGTTCCGTGCCTTATCTTTGTTCATTATGTTGAGTTATGCCCGGCTGAGCGATATTTCCCTTTGCCTGCTTATCGACGATATGGGCGAAGGCCTCGATTTCGAAAGTTCGAAGAAAATGATGGATCTGGTAATTAAGAAAGTCAACAAATCGAATATGCAGTTCTTTATGACATCTAACGACAGGCAGGTTATGAACCAGATACCACTCCGTTACTGGTCTGTGATAGGGCGGGAGAGTAGTAAATCAATATTTTACGATTACACTAATTCGAAAGATACCTTCGACGATTTTAAATATACAGGACTTAATAACTTTGATTTTCTTGCCACAGACTTTTTCAAGAAAGGTTTTGGTGTTATAGATGAAGATAACGATTGA
- a CDS encoding Gfo/Idh/MocA family oxidoreductase: protein MIKIKILLIMALSAISAIVSAQNDKPLRLAVAGLSHGHLWEVLSRLDRGDFEVVGIAEKDTSLWNNKTLRAKVDKSKFFENLDEMLDKTKPEAVIVYESIYDHLRVIEACAPRGIHVMVEKPLATTTEQAKRIAELARKHNIMVLTNYETTWYAANHKAYDLIKNENAIGRISRINVYDGHQGPVEIGCGPEFLRWLTDPVLNGGGAVVDFGCYGANLSTWLMGGRKPISVSATLQHLKPQVYPKVDDDATIMLEYPDATVVIMASWNWPMSRKDMHIYGEKGYIYQDNANDMRVYSDKKENKMVAEKLTAPYNDSFYYLKAAVRGEIEVKPTDLSSLENNLIVVEILNAAIESSKTGKNVKL, encoded by the coding sequence ATGATAAAAATTAAAATCCTTCTGATAATGGCTTTATCAGCTATATCCGCAATTGTATCGGCACAAAATGATAAACCGCTCCGCCTTGCTGTGGCAGGCCTTTCGCACGGGCACTTATGGGAAGTCCTTTCCCGCCTCGACAGGGGTGATTTCGAAGTGGTAGGTATTGCTGAAAAAGATACTTCACTTTGGAACAATAAGACATTACGGGCAAAAGTAGACAAGAGTAAATTCTTTGAGAATCTGGATGAAATGCTGGATAAAACCAAGCCCGAAGCTGTTATTGTTTATGAAAGCATATATGACCATCTGCGTGTAATCGAAGCCTGCGCACCGCGTGGCATACACGTAATGGTAGAGAAACCGCTCGCTACCACAACAGAGCAAGCAAAACGCATAGCAGAACTGGCTCGCAAGCATAATATAATGGTGCTTACCAATTATGAAACAACATGGTATGCCGCCAATCATAAAGCTTACGACCTGATTAAGAATGAAAATGCAATTGGCCGGATATCGCGTATAAATGTATATGATGGACATCAGGGTCCTGTAGAAATCGGTTGTGGACCGGAATTTCTCCGTTGGCTTACCGATCCGGTGCTCAATGGAGGTGGTGCTGTTGTAGACTTTGGTTGTTATGGAGCAAACCTGAGTACATGGTTGATGGGAGGCCGGAAGCCTATAAGCGTATCCGCTACATTGCAGCATCTGAAACCACAGGTTTATCCCAAAGTGGACGATGATGCAACTATAATGCTTGAGTATCCTGATGCCACAGTTGTTATCATGGCTTCGTGGAACTGGCCGATGAGCCGCAAGGATATGCATATCTATGGTGAAAAAGGCTATATATATCAGGATAATGCAAATGATATGCGTGTATATTCGGATAAGAAAGAGAATAAGATGGTAGCCGAAAAGCTGACCGCACCGTACAACGATTCTTTCTATTACCTTAAAGCTGCTGTACGTGGCGAAATTGAGGTGAAGCCTACCGACCTGTCTTCTTTAGAAAACAACCTTATAGTTGTAGAGATACTCAATGCGGCCATAGAGAGCAGCAAGACGGGTAAGAATGTGAAATTGTAA
- a CDS encoding glycoside hydrolase family 88 protein, with protein sequence MFRKLFTLLLLLPFQFLFSQQSQLTNFSKGFTPEEVGKRLAYHIVDDRHDLYAGRYIHYAEVCTWTGALDYALQTKDQKLIKLLQDRFEPFFTREKALLPPMNHVDYNMFGGLALKLYQITKDKRYLDMGMAYADTQWEVPANAKPAEKAWAEKGYSWQTRLWIDDMYMITSVQAEAYKVTGDSKYIDRAAKEMVLYLEEIQRPNGLFYHAPDVPYYWGRGDGWMAVGMADLLTYLPADHKDRPRIMKGYLTMMESLKKYQTPSGMWNQLIDEPDCWVETSGSAMFTYGFIVGVKNGWLDAKEYAPAARKAWLAMIPYIDERNNVTEVCIGTGKKNDKQYYYDRPRLAGDFHGQAPYLWCTVALMKK encoded by the coding sequence ATGTTTCGAAAATTATTTACGTTATTACTTCTTTTACCATTCCAGTTTTTGTTTTCCCAGCAAAGCCAGCTAACTAACTTCTCCAAAGGATTTACTCCCGAAGAAGTAGGTAAACGTCTGGCATATCATATAGTAGACGACAGGCACGACCTTTATGCAGGGAGATATATTCATTATGCCGAAGTCTGTACTTGGACAGGGGCTCTCGATTATGCCCTTCAGACAAAAGATCAGAAACTAATAAAACTTCTACAAGACAGATTTGAACCTTTCTTTACTCGGGAGAAAGCATTATTACCTCCGATGAATCATGTCGATTATAATATGTTTGGCGGATTGGCCCTTAAACTTTATCAGATAACAAAAGATAAACGTTATCTGGATATGGGTATGGCTTATGCCGATACTCAATGGGAAGTTCCGGCTAATGCAAAACCTGCGGAAAAAGCCTGGGCAGAAAAAGGCTATTCGTGGCAGACCCGCTTATGGATCGACGATATGTATATGATTACTTCGGTACAGGCCGAGGCATATAAAGTGACCGGAGACTCCAAGTATATTGACCGCGCGGCAAAGGAGATGGTACTCTATCTGGAAGAGATACAGCGTCCTAACGGACTTTTCTACCATGCACCGGATGTTCCTTACTATTGGGGTCGCGGCGATGGCTGGATGGCTGTAGGTATGGCTGATCTGCTGACATATCTTCCTGCCGATCATAAAGACCGTCCACGTATTATGAAAGGTTACCTTACCATGATGGAAAGTTTGAAAAAATATCAGACTCCAAGTGGTATGTGGAACCAGTTGATCGATGAGCCTGACTGCTGGGTTGAGACATCAGGATCAGCTATGTTTACCTATGGATTTATTGTAGGTGTAAAAAATGGCTGGCTGGATGCTAAAGAATATGCACCTGCAGCCCGGAAAGCATGGCTGGCAATGATTCCGTATATCGACGAGCGTAACAATGTGACTGAAGTCTGTATCGGTACAGGTAAGAAGAACGATAAGCAGTATTATTACGACCGTCCCCGTCTGGCGGGAGATTTTCACGGTCAGGCTCCTTATTTGTGGTGTACGGTTGCTCTTATGAAGAAGTGA
- a CDS encoding FAD-dependent oxidoreductase, with product MERRKFLRNAGMLGLASIANSSISAGETISSQTISRKEGIKVDDQWDVVVVGGGPSGCAAATAAAREGAKVLLIEGTGALGGMGTSGLLNAWCPFTDKEKIIYKGIAEKVFLEAKKGVPHVKGDDWVPINSEYLKVVYDDLVTSEGVSVLFFSTMAAVEMKQDGVVDAVIVGNKAGLTAYKAKLFIDCTGDGDLAAWAGAKFDTGDGKGTVQEGTLCFALANIDPYQFSLIGSVHTSRKDGPIHEMLKSGKYPLIKDSHINDKYAGPGYLAFNAGHVTVDSTNPVSLSSAMMVGRKIARQFQEGLAEYEPKVFAASYLATTGALMGVRESRRIKCDYTFTVEDWLARREFEDGIGRNSYYIDIHKSDAKEYKRYGKGESHGIPFRCLLPVGLKNVFVAGRCISTDHYAHGSLRVMPPCLVTGEAAGVAAGQIFKTTKPDVHNVDINKLRSRLKEVGQLL from the coding sequence ATGGAACGAAGAAAATTTCTGCGCAATGCAGGCATGCTGGGGCTGGCTTCAATTGCGAACAGCAGTATCTCGGCAGGGGAAACAATATCCTCACAGACTATATCCCGGAAAGAGGGTATAAAAGTAGACGATCAGTGGGATGTAGTTGTTGTCGGAGGCGGTCCTTCAGGATGTGCTGCTGCCACCGCTGCCGCACGCGAAGGAGCGAAAGTTTTACTGATAGAAGGAACCGGTGCTCTTGGTGGAATGGGGACTTCCGGCCTGTTGAACGCATGGTGTCCTTTTACGGATAAGGAAAAGATTATTTATAAAGGGATAGCGGAAAAGGTATTCTTGGAAGCAAAGAAAGGAGTTCCTCACGTAAAAGGAGACGACTGGGTTCCGATCAACTCAGAATATCTGAAAGTGGTGTATGATGATCTGGTAACGTCGGAAGGGGTATCTGTTTTGTTCTTTTCTACTATGGCTGCCGTGGAAATGAAGCAGGACGGAGTGGTAGATGCTGTCATTGTCGGGAATAAGGCCGGTCTTACTGCCTACAAGGCCAAACTGTTTATCGACTGTACGGGTGATGGTGATCTTGCAGCGTGGGCCGGAGCAAAATTTGATACGGGCGACGGCAAAGGGACAGTACAGGAAGGTACACTTTGTTTCGCACTGGCGAATATTGATCCGTACCAATTTTCGCTGATCGGCAGTGTACATACCAGTAGAAAGGATGGCCCTATACATGAAATGCTTAAGTCGGGGAAATATCCTTTGATAAAGGATAGCCATATCAATGACAAGTATGCAGGACCAGGCTATCTGGCCTTTAATGCAGGTCATGTTACGGTGGATAGTACCAATCCTGTTTCACTTTCGTCAGCAATGATGGTTGGCCGTAAAATAGCCCGGCAGTTTCAGGAAGGATTGGCAGAGTACGAACCAAAAGTATTTGCAGCTTCCTATCTGGCTACCACAGGCGCCTTGATGGGTGTCCGAGAAAGCCGACGTATCAAATGCGATTATACCTTTACAGTCGAAGACTGGCTGGCCCGTAGGGAGTTTGAGGATGGCATCGGACGTAACTCTTATTACATAGATATACATAAAAGTGATGCAAAAGAATATAAACGCTATGGAAAAGGAGAGTCTCATGGCATACCTTTCAGATGTCTTCTTCCGGTAGGACTTAAAAATGTATTTGTAGCCGGACGTTGTATCTCCACTGACCATTATGCACATGGCAGTCTGAGGGTAATGCCTCCATGTCTGGTTACGGGAGAAGCTGCCGGTGTAGCTGCCGGACAGATTTTTAAAACAACAAAGCCCGATGTTCATAATGTCGATATAAATAAACTTAGGAGCCGACTGAAAGAGGTCGGGCAATTATTGTAA